The genomic region GGGTTGGCGGCGGCGTTCATTCCCGATTCGGATTCGTGGGAAATGTCCAGGCACATCCGATGGATATACGCGACTCTGTCTTGTGTCAGCTGAATGGGGATATAATCGCCGACAGTGGGGCGCTGGGCCAGCGTGACACGGCTGCCGACGGTGAGCTTCGTGATCAGCTCGGAGCGCGGCTCGGGCTCGGTGAAGATCTCGGCGAAGAGTGTGGCGACAGTTGTTTTGAGGAAGTCGCCGTCATCGTAGGTGGGCAGCAGGGCGTCGGCGCGGATCCACCCCTTGTAGGTGTCCGGCATGAGGATTTGGCGCAGGCCCTTGGCCTCGCTCGTGACGCTCACGACCTCGCCATAGATCGCCTGCGTGACGGTTTCTGACGAAGTCGTGGGCTCGCGGTAGACATTGGCGACACTGCGCCGTATGGAGAACAGGCTCACTCGAAGACGATCTCGGTTCGCTCGCCGACCCGGATCCGGTCGCCATGCGTCAGCGGGATCTCCTGGAACTCACGGACCTGCTCGCCGTTCAGGATTGTGCCGTTGGTGCTGCCGACATCGACGAGGAAGAATTCATTCCCTCGCTGGCGGACTTCGGCGTGCTTGCGGGAGACGCCGTCGTCGAGATCGATCTCGATGTCCGGATAGTTTTGCGTATCGCTGTCGGGACGGCCGATGGTCGTAATTTCTTTGTCGAGCGGGAAAGTCGCCGACAGATTGCGCAGCTTCATCACCAGGCTGTGCTTCTGCTGCTCCACTTCCGGCTGTGGCGCATCGACCTTGACGATGAACGGAGATACCTTCGGAATCGAGAACTCGCTGGCCGGAGCGCCAAATCCGCCGGCGCTCGGCGTCCGGGTGGGAGCTTCGTAGGACGGTTCCGGCTCTTTGTACGATGCGCTGGGCTGCGTCGGCTGAGAATAGGTGTTCGGACTGTAAATATGCCGCTCGTCGACTTCCGGCGCAGCCGGATAGCTTGGATCCATCGAGGTTCCCATCTCGATCGGCGTTTCCGGTTCGTCCGGCTGCATATTCTGCAAGTACGACGTCAGATCGAAGTCCTGCGCGTTCACCTGAGGAGCCGCCGGCGTTGTCGGCGTGGGAAACTTGTTCTGTAAAGAAAGGATCTCGGCGGTTAACCCTTGCGTCTCTTCGCGTATGGCGCGGGCCTGATCGCGCAGCGAGGGGGCGGAGGGCTCAGAGTCGGCAAACGAGGGGGATTGATACCCATCGTTGGTTGGGGACGCCGTCGGCGTCCAGCCAAATGAAGAGGTGTCCAGGGACGTATGGCGGCTGTCCGTTCGAAATGCGTCGTTGTCCAGGTCCAGGACAAACGCGGGGCGCTGCTTGCTTACTTCCGTATCGGACGAGTCGTCCGGAAGCTGCGGGGAAGTCGCTTCGGCGTCCGGATTCTGGCCGTCCGGCTCGTCGGTCGCCTCGTCGGCGCCAGGCTTATCCTTCCGTATCTTCCATCCCATAAATGCGTTCGCTCCTTCAAAACGGCGCTGTCGCCGTCGATGCTCGCCAAACCCGGCGGGGCGGAATTTCGGCGCTGCGTCGACGCGAATCGCAACGAAACTACATTCCCAGTATAACACCTGGTTTTTGGACTGTCAAGTCAATGGCCCGATGGTGGCGGACGGCCTTACAGTGTCCGGGCCGATTGCGGCGGCGTTCCAAATTAAGCTATAATAACTCAGGATACGCATACAGATTATGAGCGGCAATCGCTTCGACTTTTTAGAATTTTCCGATGACCCGCCTCCCGAGCGCCCTGCGGTTCCCGATGACGGAATTGAGGAGTCGGGAATCAACGCGCCGCCCGGCGGCATGCGCGGGCTGATCGGGGCGGACGGCCGCCCCGTGTCCGAGGTGGGGGCTTCCGGGGATCCGCGCGGCTATCAAGATTTCCTGGACCAGAATCGCGCGGAGGACTTGCGGAACGCGCAGCGCGAGCAGGAAACGCGCTCCGGGACCATGCGGCCCTTGGAGGTGATTGGCCAGCGCGGGGAGCGCGCCGGCCAATTCAACTTTCCTACCGGCATTGCCGTGGATTCGCGCGGTATTTTGTTTGTCGCCGATTCGTACAACCATCGAATCCAGCGGATCACGCCGGACGGGGCGGTCTCGATAATCGGCTGCAAGGGATCCGGCCCCGCGCAGTTTCTTTCGCCGCAGGATGTCGCCGTGGACCGGCGCGACGCGTTTTATGTTGTCGAGCAGGGCAATCACCGCATTCAGAAGTTCAGCGCTACTGGCCGCATGGAGCTGATCTTTGGGCATCGCGGGCATCTGCCGGGCGAGTTTTTCGGTCCGACCAGCATCGCCGTTTCGCCGTTCTCGGGAGATATCTACGTCGCCGATACGGGAAATTTCCGCGTTCAGCGCTTCGACCAGAAAGGGCGCTTTCTGTCGCAGATCACTTCCGCCGGCAAAGGGCTGACCAGCCCGCAGTCGGTCGAAGTCGATCATCATGAAAATGTTTATATCGTCGATACGCTGGGCCATCGGATTATCCAGTGCGATCCGACGGGGCGCGAGTTCATGGCGATTGGGCGACGCCGGCGTACGGACGTCGATTGGATCGACGCCTCGTTTATCGAGCCGCGCGCCTGCGCCGTCGATATCGCGGGGTTCTTGTTTGTGGCGGACGGCGGAGAGCTGCTGGGCGAAGAGGGCAAGCCGGCGGGACGCATCCATGTCGTGGACCCCATCGCCCGCCGCAATGAAATGGCGATCCAGCACCTGGGGCGCGGTCTCGACCGGCTGACGCGTCCGACGGGGATTGCGATCGGCCCGGCGCTCACTCCGGACCCGCAGACTGGCTTGCTGCGCAACGAGATCTATGTCGCGGATACGATGAATCATCGGATTATTCGCATGGGATGGGTCTAATACTCAAGAAAGGCTGATGTTATGGCCGTTTATAAGAAGCACTTCACGGTGCAGGAGGCGCGCGCGCAGATTCCCGGCCTTCGGAAGCGACTGATCCGTATCCACGATCTGCTCGCCGAGGCCCGCGCCGATCAAACGCACGAGGGCGTGATCGTGACCGCGATCCTGCGCGGCAACGGAAAAGGACCGATCCTGACCGGGGCCGGCTCCCGCAAGGAAGAAGCCCAGCGTATGATCGAAGCGATCGCCGAGGAAGGCATCCAGATCAAGGACTTGCAGACGGGGCTGGTCGATTTTCCGCACTTTTTAAACGGCGACACGGAGCACGAAGTGCTGCTTTGCTGGCGGCTGGACGAAGACACCATTGAGTACTGGCACGAGATCGACACCGGATTCGCCGGACGCAATCCTCTCTAACCTCATCCGAAGCCGAGCCGCCGAGCTCGGCTTCGCGCTTTGCGGCGTCTCCGCTGCGGCGCCTCCGCCGCACCATCGCCATTATCGGCAATGGCTCGCCGAGGGCAGGGCGGGGGAGATGATGTACCTGCACCGCCAGGAGCCCAAACGCGGCGACCTGTCCGAAGTGCTGCCCGGCGTCCGCTCCGTGGTCAGTCTTGCCTGGAACTACTCCCCCGAAAACGGCCGTCCTTCCGCGCCTCCCCAGACCGAATACCTCACCGGCGCCGTCGCGCGCTACGCGCGCTTCGACGATTACCATGACCTGATCTGGGCGCGCCTGCAATCCTTGCTGGACTCCATCCTCGCCGAGCGTCCAGACGCTCACGGCAAGCTCTACTGCGACACCGGCCCGGTCACCGAGCGCGATCTCGCCATGCGCGCGGGCCTTGGCTGGATCGGCAAGCACACCAATCTGATCTCACGCAAGCTTGGCAACTGGTTCTTCCTCGCCGAGCTTCTGCTGGACATCGATCTGCCGCCGGACGAGCCCGAAGTCCCGCACTGTGGCTCCTGCACGCGCTGCATCCCGGCATGCCCCACAGGCGCGATCGTCGCGCCTTACACGCTCGACGCCCGCCGCTGCATCTCCTATTTGACCATCGAGCTCAAAGGATCCATTCCCGAAGAACTGCGCCCCTTGATCGGAACACGCATTTACGGATGTGATGAATGTCTGGCCGTTTGTCCCTGGAATAAATTCGCGCAAAGGTCTTCCGAACCCGCCGTGCGGCCCCGCGCGGATCTCACGGCTCCCGACCTTTTAGCCCTGCTGGCCCTGGACGACGCGGGCTTCAAAGAGAAATTTCGCAGCAGTCCCATCAAACGCGCCAAACGCCGGGGCCTGCTGCGCAACGTCTGCGTGGCGCTGGGCAACATCGGCGACATACGCGCGATCCCCGCGCTGACGACGGCTATGGAGAACGATCCAGAGCCTCTGGTGCGCGAACACGCGGCCTGGGCTTTGGAAAGGATTGCGGAAGCAAACCCCTAAACGATTATCTCTGTCTAATCGATTAGATTTATGACATTCACGATTGACTCTGTTGAAACTTTTCGACTATAATGGCTCGGAACTGGTATATTTTACAGGCGCGCCTGCGGGCGGCCTCAAGGAGATTTTTATGACCGATCAGATACAGGATTGGAAAGAGCTGGCTGCGCAGCTTCGCGTTGACAGCATCCGCTGCACCACGGCGGCCGGTTCGGGCCACCCGACTTCGTCCATGTCCGCTGCGGACCTGCTTTCCGTGCTCCTCGCCAAGTATCTGAAGTATGATTGGGATAACCCGAAGCATCCCAACAACGACCATTTGATCTTTAGCAAGGGCCATGCGTGCCCGCTGCTCTACTCCGCCTATAAGGCCGTCGGCGCGATCACGGACCAGGAATTTCTGACCCTTCGCCAGCTCGGAAGCCGCCTGGAAGGCCACCCGAACCCGCACACGCTGCCGTGGGTAGACGTCGCGACGGGCTCGCTC from Capsulimonas corticalis harbors:
- a CDS encoding FHA domain-containing protein; its protein translation is MGWKIRKDKPGADEATDEPDGQNPDAEATSPQLPDDSSDTEVSKQRPAFVLDLDNDAFRTDSRHTSLDTSSFGWTPTASPTNDGYQSPSFADSEPSAPSLRDQARAIREETQGLTAEILSLQNKFPTPTTPAAPQVNAQDFDLTSYLQNMQPDEPETPIEMGTSMDPSYPAAPEVDERHIYSPNTYSQPTQPSASYKEPEPSYEAPTRTPSAGGFGAPASEFSIPKVSPFIVKVDAPQPEVEQQKHSLVMKLRNLSATFPLDKEITTIGRPDSDTQNYPDIEIDLDDGVSRKHAEVRQRGNEFFLVDVGSTNGTILNGEQVREFQEIPLTHGDRIRVGERTEIVFE
- a CDS encoding NHL repeat-containing protein, with the protein product MSGNRFDFLEFSDDPPPERPAVPDDGIEESGINAPPGGMRGLIGADGRPVSEVGASGDPRGYQDFLDQNRAEDLRNAQREQETRSGTMRPLEVIGQRGERAGQFNFPTGIAVDSRGILFVADSYNHRIQRITPDGAVSIIGCKGSGPAQFLSPQDVAVDRRDAFYVVEQGNHRIQKFSATGRMELIFGHRGHLPGEFFGPTSIAVSPFSGDIYVADTGNFRVQRFDQKGRFLSQITSAGKGLTSPQSVEVDHHENVYIVDTLGHRIIQCDPTGREFMAIGRRRRTDVDWIDASFIEPRACAVDIAGFLFVADGGELLGEEGKPAGRIHVVDPIARRNEMAIQHLGRGLDRLTRPTGIAIGPALTPDPQTGLLRNEIYVADTMNHRIIRMGWV
- a CDS encoding DUF2203 domain-containing protein, with protein sequence MAVYKKHFTVQEARAQIPGLRKRLIRIHDLLAEARADQTHEGVIVTAILRGNGKGPILTGAGSRKEEAQRMIEAIAEEGIQIKDLQTGLVDFPHFLNGDTEHEVLLCWRLDEDTIEYWHEIDTGFAGRNPL
- the queG gene encoding tRNA epoxyqueuosine(34) reductase QueG, whose translation is MSTGTRSTPDSPDAILSNLIRSRAAELGFALCGVSAAAPPPHHRHYRQWLAEGRAGEMMYLHRQEPKRGDLSEVLPGVRSVVSLAWNYSPENGRPSAPPQTEYLTGAVARYARFDDYHDLIWARLQSLLDSILAERPDAHGKLYCDTGPVTERDLAMRAGLGWIGKHTNLISRKLGNWFFLAELLLDIDLPPDEPEVPHCGSCTRCIPACPTGAIVAPYTLDARRCISYLTIELKGSIPEELRPLIGTRIYGCDECLAVCPWNKFAQRSSEPAVRPRADLTAPDLLALLALDDAGFKEKFRSSPIKRAKRRGLLRNVCVALGNIGDIRAIPALTTAMENDPEPLVREHAAWALERIAEANP